DNA from Symphalangus syndactylus isolate Jambi chromosome 22, NHGRI_mSymSyn1-v2.1_pri, whole genome shotgun sequence:
ccttccttcctttcctccctccctccctccatccttctttctccttccttctttcttttctttctttcctctctctctctctctctctctccccttctttccttctttcttttcttactctgttgcccaagctggagtgcagtggtgtgatctcagctcactgcaacctccgcctcctgcattcaagcgattcccctgcttcagcctcctgaatagctgggactacaggcacgcaccaccatgcccagctaattttttttttcttaattttagtagagatagggttccatcacgttggccaggatggtggcttttttttttttttttttttttttttttttgacggaatctcactctgtcgcccaggctggagtgcagtggcgtgatctcggctcactgcaagctccaccttccgggttcacgccattctccttcctcagcctcctgaatagctgggactacagggcccaccaccacacccggctaattttttttgtacttttagtagagatggggtttcaccgtgttagccaagatggtcttgatctcctgacctcatgatccacctgcctcagcctcccaaagtgctgggattacaggcgtgagccaccgcgcccggccggccaggatggtcttgatctcctgacctcctgaccctcccaccttggcctcccaaagtaccaggattacaggcataagccaccactcccggcctatgTGCATCATTTTTTAAGACTGTTCAGTGACACCAGGGCCCTGGGCTGTCTTTCATCTCTAAGACGAACTTGCAAGTTCCATGGGAACAGGGACCACACAATGTATTTACTTAATCAATTCTGTTACAGGGATGTGATATTTAAACCAAACCTTAAAAGACAGAAGAGGACAGCCAGGCAAAATACACTGGACAcatattccaggcagagagaacaccCTTCAGAAAGGCCCCGAGGAGCAAGAGAAGTAGAATATTTAAAGATCTGAAAGCGGCTCAAGTGGCCAGAGCAGCAAGCCAGAGGGATGAGGCCTGGAGATGGGCTGTgcacaccacacccggcctgaggTCTCAGCGAGGGCCGTGCTTTTATCTGCAAGCCAGGGGGAGCCAGCCTTCCAGGGCGAGTGACAGGGGCCAATTCTCACTTTCAAAGATGCAGGTGAAAATGGACAGCGGAAACGCAGAGGCAAGTTAGGAGCCCAAGCAGGGGTTAGCGGAGAGAAGGTGGTGGCAGAAACTCCTGTGTCTGTGCACCTCCCATCACAGTGTTTTACACGGCACACACAGGCATGAATTTATTGCAAATTGGGCAAATGAAGTTATTCTACTGGTTGCTTTTTCTACATGGCCAACTCAGGCTTAGCTgcccaggtttttctttttcctttgagaaGGTAATTCtgtgcctttctttcctttcttaacCTGAAAGTGTCTGGGTGTTTGATTTCATGGAGCAAAATAAAAACCCTGGAGGAATACACATGCCACAGAAACGCCTTGAGACAAAAAAACGTTTGGCTAATAGTTTTCGTGTTTTCTATGCCTTCCCCGGTATGCAGGAAAGTCACAGCAGTGTGATACAAAGGACTGTATGGTGATAAAAAAGCGCAGGCCCAGGGACCTCTGGAAACTGGGCTGGTGGCAGAGCTATGGGGCAATAGCGTTCTCGGTAGTAGGCTGCCTTGTCATGGGAGGGCTGGAGTGAGGGCCACTGTGGGGAGGGAAAGCGACTGtgctctggggtgggggtgggaatggGGAATAAAGCAGAAATAGAATCTGCGGTGAGAGCACCACCAAGCCACCCAACCCCCACACTGGGGAGACAAAGGGCCCTCTGGGGAGGGAAGGTCCTGGCCCACCTCCTTGGAGGGCGCCTCTGGGCGGTGCTGGCCTGCTCAGGGGCAAAGAGATGGGCCTCACAGCCGTATTGGCTCTCCCTCAGCTCCTGCATCCGCCGGCGGAGGATTTCTCCGCTTCCCTAGCCCAGACCTAAAAGGGTCACCGCCCCCTAGGCCCCTGACTGCGCCGGGAACCGCTGGGTGGAGGGTGTCGACCCTGCTTCCTGCCCTCAGCCCCTCCATCGCGCCAGAGAACGCACCAAATTCCCCAATCCTCGCCCTCCCCCCCGGGGTCCACATCCGCGGGGCAGGACCGACGCAGCCTCTCGGGGCCTTGGCGACTTACCGCTGGGGGCCGGCAGTGCAGCAGGGTGCGGCCGCCACGGGCTCGGGCACCGCGTCGGAGCGCGAGCCGCGCTCAGCACCACGGTCAGCTCCCGGTGCCGCGCGCCGCGGCCGGGAGGGGGAGGCCCGGCGCCCGCACCCACCCGCCGCGGCTCCAGGGGCCCCGCGGGGTCGGGCAGGCGAGGGTTAAGCCGCCGGAGGCCGGCGGGAGGGGCGGGCCGGCGCTGGCGCGCAGGGGTGGCGAGGGGGCGCGCCGGCCGCGGTGGGGGCCGCTCCGCCAGGCTGCCGCCTCCCTGCGCCGCCGCTCGGGCCGCGCTCGGGTCGGCTTTGTTCGTATCGCCCCGTCTCTTTTTCTGGGTGTCTCTGCCTCCCACTCGGCCGCGGCTGTGCCTCCCTCAGGCGCAGTCGCCTCCCCTCGCCCCCGTGCGCACGGCGCCCCCGCCGCTGTCCCCTCTTCCGGGAGCGCACAGGTGTGGGAGCCCCTCCCCCTCGGCCCAGAGAGCCAGCCCTGCCCACCGCAACACTCTCGGAAGGGCTCGGCCACCCGGAGCCTCGTCACGAGTCCTACCCAGGATTCGGAGCGGGCCTGCAAGAAGGGGCAGGCCCGGCTGGGGTTGCAAGGCAGGGTCTTCCCTTGGAGAAGGGACCTGACTCTATTATTAAAGAGAACGAAAGAGGCACTTGCTCTACAGGTACTCACTGTGTGGGGTTTGCTGGTACTGTGCCCTGCCGCAGTCTTGGGGGAGGAGCAGAAATGCTGTGGGGACCCTCTCTCCGCAGAACTGAGGACGAGGGGTCTGCACCCGTGGTTCAGTGCCTGGGCCTGGGGTGGATTAAGTAACTCCAGGaaggctcaggctgcagtgccagTAGTGTGGGGCGGGGGTGTGGCGGGTGGGCGGGAGCGCACAGTCGGTGCTGGAGAGAGGCTGATGCCAACAGGAGGCTCACGGCCGTGGTGTGCCCAGGCGGGGCAGGACGGGAGGACGCAGGAGTACCGGGTCCACGCTGAGGCCGAGGCTGAAGGgagggcagagctcaggtggATAATGGAGGCCAGGTCTTTCCCTGAGCTTGGTGGGCTCCCTCCCAGTCACCTTGTCCGCGAACCCAGGACAGAGTCCCCTTGCTTTGGACTGGTTTGGTTTGCCATTTCCCTTGACATCGTCTTGCCCCAGAGCCAAGAGGCCCCTTCATCCTCCAGCCAAGACTTTCCCCACCCTTGGGTGACCTACCCTCTTGCATTTTTTAGATTTGAGCCCTCTTTCTATGCAGCTACTAACTCAACGTGACCCCAGAGGCCCCGTCGCCCATGTTGGTAGTCTTGACCTTTTTTGGCAGATCTTGGCTGTGGGAGttccctgtctttctctttggTAGGACACAAGGCGGTTTCTGCCTCGTTGCCACATACACCCCAAGTCAGGGGTAGGACTGCCGCAGACCCCACAGTCCTCCTCTTGTTAAAATTAGTAAGCATAAGCCTTCCTTATTAGGCTCTACCCTCTTTTGCATTTAAggattttttaatgtgtcttataAAATCATATAATTGTGAGGATAATTACAGATTCAGCTTCTTCCAGTGAGTGATAATTGCTCATTTTCGACGCTCATATGGTCATCGTTCAGCCAGTGCAGACTGTTCCAACCCTTCTACTTTGTCATTTCAGAGAGTTTTCAAACACCCCTAACTTTTGGGtaacatgaaaatatatatttaaaattttttatttccccaaGATGTGGGATCAGGTCTTCTCCAAGGACTCCTGGAAAAATCTTTTACACTAGGCTACCCAGTTCAGATACCACTGaatgatttttcttaaatattattctaatgtgaacttacattttatttttacaatacaCTGActtacacgcctgtaatcccagcactttgggaggtcgagacgggcggatcacaaggtcaggagattgaaaccatcctggccggccgggcgcggtggctcacgcctgtaatcccatcactttgggaggccgaggcgggtggatcacgaggtcaggagatcaagaccatcctggctaatacggcgaaaccccgtctctaataaaagtacaaaaaaaattagccgggcatggtggcgggcgcctgtagtcccagctactcaggaggctgaggcaggagaatggcgtgaacccgggaggtggagcttgcagtgaacagagatcgtgccactgcactccagcctgggcaacagagcgagactccgtctcaaaacaaaaacaaaaacaacaaaaaaaaccgcAATACACTGACTTAGATTTCTCATCTGTGTTTTTGAGCAGTGGCTGTAAACCTTTTCTTTCCTGGAACTAGCTTCCTGGTCACTTGATTGTCCCCAGGGTCTCAGACCTTCTGGCCACACCACCCCTTGCTTTCTTGGCAGGCCAAAGAGTTGGCTATGGGCACAAATGAGTCGGCCGTCCACTGTGCCAGTCAGGTCAGCTGCATTTGTGGGGTACCATCAGACTTACTACTTtgagctgtttctttttcttttaaaattttcaatatttaaaaactttttttctttcatattatcTAAGCAGTGAAcagttggtttctttttcttttttttaaacaaattttattttatttttttttgagatggagtttcgctcttcttgcccaggctggagctcaatggtgcggtcttggctcactgcaacctccgcctcccgggttcaagcgattctcctgcctcagcctcctgagtagctgggattacaggcatgcagcaccacgcctggctaattttgtatttttagtagagacagggtttctccatgttggtcaggctggcctcaaactcccaacctcagatgatcttccctcctcggcctcccaaagttctgggattacaggcgtgagccaccacgccgggctggtttctttttctttattgtggtaaaatatacataatatgaaatttaccatttacccctttttaagtgtacagttcagtggcatttacactcacattgttgtgcaaccatcaccacagtctatTGCCAAAATATGTTCCTGACCCCAACagaaattctgtacccattaagcactAAAACTCCTCATTCTCCTCTCCCTCTAGCTGCTGggaaccactgttctacttttctctgattttgaccactctaggtacctcatagaGGTGGAATCATGCATTATCtgtctttttgtggctggcttatttcacttagcatagtgttttcagggtgcatccatgttgtagcatgtgtcagaatatccttcctttttaagagtggatattattccattgtgtgtagagaccacattttgtttatccattcatctgtcaatggacccTTTGGGTTGCTCCAcctgtggctattgtgaataatgctattatAAGCAGcaatgtacaaatatctgtttagGTTCCTGCTTTTGGTTCTTTGGAATATAAACCACGGAAGTGCCATATTGGAGTTGTATggtttctatgtttaattttttgaggaactgtcctACTGTTCTCCTCTATGTACAATTTTacatcccaccagcaatgtagagcatttttccatatcctCGCCAACATgttgttttctgtgtgtttttgtttgtttgttgtttgtttataaaTAGTAGCcatccattaggatggctgtGAAGtcgtatatcattgtggttttgacttgtattttcctaatgattagtgatattgatcatcttttcatatgcttattggccatttgtatatattctttggagaagtatctattcaagtcctttctccatttttaattagattgtttgtcTTTATTGTTGAGTTCTAGGAGTTGTTTATATATCCTGGATGTTAATCCCCTACCCAGtagatgatttgcaaatattttctctcattctgtggattGCCGTGTCACTCCTGATGAATGGCTTtcattaattttgataaagtccaggTTATCTATTTTGTGTATTATTTCTTgaacttttggtgtcatatcaaatAAATCATTGCAAAATCCaatgtcacaaagattttctaggttttcttctaaaagttttatacttttagctctttgatcaatttttagttaatttttgtatgtggcagAAGGTAagagtccaatttcattttttgatgtgactattcagttttcccagcataatttgttgaaaagactgtcgtTTCTCCATTGAATAGTCTTGgcatccttgttgaaaatcatttgactAAATACCTGAGGGGttgtttctgagctctctatcCTATTttattggtctgtatgtctgtctttgtaccacactgttttgattactgtagctttgtcaCAGTCTACTTTTGTAAGCATTCaaacccatttatttatttatttatttatttatttgagatggagtctcactctgtcacccaggctagagtgcagtggcacagtcttggctcactgccagctctgcctccctgtttcacgccattctcctgcctcagcctcccgagtagctgggactacaggcgaccaccaccatgcccggctaattttctgtatttttagtagagattttctgtatttttagagggtttcactgagttagccaggatgatctcgatctcttgacctcgtgatctgcctgcatcagcctcccaaagtgctaggattacaggcgtgagccaccgtgcctggccctaacccttttattttaaaattttatgtcgAGGCTCTCTGGCTTAGctatatttcttgtttttatcactCTTATTAACAACCATGCCCTTAAacactgggaaaaaaataatgaaatacagtTTATTTGGCACAATCTCATTTAACCTATAAAAGTGcttgggggccaggtgcagtggctcacgcctgtaatcccagcactttgggaggctgagggcgggtggatcacctgaggtcaggagttcgagaccagcctgaccgatatgatgaaaccccgtctctactaaaaatacaaaaattacccgggtgtggtggcatgtgcctgtaattccagctactcaggaggctgggacaggagaatcacttgaacctgggaggtggaggttgcagcaagctgatcgcgccattgcactccagcctggtaaacaagagcaaaactctgtcttaaaaaaaaggctTGGGTTAGCAAAATGATAGGGTCTGAAACTGGTTGGACCTGGGGATTGTCTACTCCAacaagggggagggggaggggcctGAAAGAGCCCCTGGACAACAAGCATAGATTCCCAACCCCACCCACACTTGGCGTCCACAAGCATAAACTGTTTCCTGTCATGAAGAGAACTCACACAAACTCCCGCCTCTCCCTAATCCCTCCGTTAAAGCATTTGGCTCTGTTGGCCCATTTTTCCAGGATTTTATCATATTCTGTATTTCTTTCATGTCATCCCtgtgtctatccatccatccattcatgcatCCATCCACATCCAGCAAGTATTTATTTGGTGACTGTGACATCCGAGGCACTGTACTTGGCATTGGGAATAAATCAGATTAAAAGCTCTACCTTCAAGGGGCTTAGATTTTGATTGAGGGAGATAgacaataagtaaaataaatgtatagtaAGTTGGTTATAAGCAAGATGGTTGGTTagttatggagaaaaataaggtCGCTAGGAGGCTGGGAAACCATTAGACACAGAAAACCTTGAGGATACTTATGATGGCATTGCTTATAATGCAGTCTAAAACAGAATCTGTTTTAGATAATGTTAGAAACATTATCAGTTTCTGGCCCCCAAACTGataatggttaaataaattttggttaCATCCATGTAGTGGGGAATTATGCAGCCACTGAAAATATG
Protein-coding regions in this window:
- the LOC129472155 gene encoding uncharacterized protein, with amino-acid sequence MGAALTARSRSQNESCLGPGDCCTPPPSRQRTHQIPQSSPSPPGSTSAGQDRRSLSGPWRLTAGGRQCSRVRPPRARAPRRSASRAQHHGQLPVPRAAAGRGRPGARTHPPRLQGPRGVGQARVKPPEAGGRGGPALARRGGEGARRPRWGPLRQAAASLRRRSGRARVGFVRIAPSLFLGVSASHSAAAVPPSGAVASPRPRAHGAPAAVPSSGSAQVWEPLPLGPESQPCPPQHSRKGSATRSLVTSPTQDSERACKKGQARLGLQGRVFPWRRDLTLLLKRTKEALALQCCVHSGCAAIIGSCVKEHTFLESLSMSIHIISLGACSPLKEEADACPNCPEPCWLSGSLMSLVKLSPCMTVFLRRRH